A window of Haloarcula marismortui ATCC 43049 genomic DNA:
ATTTTCCATCCCCTCCCGGCCCAGCGCCGACTGGACGATGAGGTGGCCACCCAGCACTGCCGGGCTGATGACCGTGTCCGCGCCCGCTCGTCGGAGTTTCTCGATGTTCTCGCGGTCGGTCGCCGCAGCGACGATGTTAACCTCGGGGTTGAGCGTCTGTGCCGTCAGTATCGCTAGCGCGTCCTGTGCGTCGTCGTTCGTCGCTGCGACGACCGCCACAGCGTCCTCGATACCGGCCCGTTGCATGGGTTCCTCGTCACTCGGGTCCGCAGTCAGGACGGCGATATCCTGTTGCTGGAGCCGTGTCGCTGTCTCCGTGTCCGGCGTGATGACCACGAAATCGATTGCGCCGGTCAGTTCTTCGATAATCGGTTCCGTCAGGTCGCCGTGGCCGAGCACCAGTACGTGGTTCTCGAGCAAGTCCAGTTGTGCGTCAGTCATGTTTCCGAGTGCCTCCGAAAGCCGCTTCTCGATTGCCGGGCCCAGCAGCGACCCAAGCGCGATGGCGAAACTGGCCGTCCCGAGGACGACCACGGACATCCCGAATAGTTTCGCCTGCTGGCTCTGTGGGGTCACGTCGCCGTACCCGACGGTACTGGCCGTGACCAGTGTGTAGTAGAACGCATCGGTCGCTGTCGAGAGATTGGTGAAATCGTCCCGGAGCGCGTACGAGCCCGCCGTTCCGTACATAAGCGAACCGAGGAGTGCCGCGCCAGCGGCCAGTTGCGCTGTCGAGAGGTCAATTGGTCGGTCGAACCGCCGCCGGTTCAGCAACATTGCCGGGAGCGAAATCAGCGAGAGCACCACGAGCGGAATCGACACCGCCGAACTCGGCACGGGGCCGACGAACGGAAGCGTCACCGCCGAGTTCTGTACCAGCCCCTGAACCGCCGCCACGGGCAGTAAGACGATGGTCGCGTACCACGCGATTCGCAGGCGGCGTCGGAGTCCGACGACGCTAACGAGTAGCGTGAATCCGGTGAGCGCACCGGTAAATCCGGCGGTACGCTGGATGCTTCGCGGAATGAGGTCTCCGAGCGGTCCGCTGATCGATACGGCACTGATGTTGACCACACCAGTGACGAACGACAGCACCGCCACAAGCACCGGCAAGAGGATTGTTGTGCGCGCTCCCAACCAGTTCCGCGGCCTGTCCATACCCATCCAGATTACAGCGGTCGGTGTAAATGTACTGTCCGCGGGCCGGAAGCGATTTACTACCGGCCACGCAGGATGTGGACATGGCTTCGCTCCCGGTCGAGGTGTTGATGGGGATCTATCTGGGGTTGTTGGTGGGAGTGATACCGGCGCTCGTGTCGTGGGCGCTTGGGTTCAGTTTCAAGTACTTTACCGGCATTACCGTGCCGGGGTTCGGTGTTGTCGTGCTGGCAATCGCACTTGCCGGCGTCAGCGGCGGCCTCATGGCACTGGCGGATAAGTCGATTACGCAGGCCCCTAACGCCGAGCGCATCATCACCGCAATCATTCTCGTGGGGATGGTGTCGCTGTACGCTCACAGCAAGGGCGACCAGCTTGGGGCGAACTTCCCGAAGCGGCTCTCCTTGCAGGGGCTCCGCGAGAAGAAACTCTCGGCCGATGTGGTCGAATTTGTCGGCGGCCGCGACGAAGTCCGTATTCGCATCGTCGGCGACGTGGCCGACATGGAGGGGTATCCTGCGCTTGCGGAGCCGCTCCGGGCCGAAATCCGCAGCGAGGAGTGGCGGTTCCCGGCCGACCTCCGCATCGGCGAACTCGAACGCCGGATGGAGGAGCGGCTGAAATCGGAGTTCGACCTCGGCGACGCCGCCGTCTCCATCGACGAGCAGGGGCGAGCGACGGTTGTCGCCGCGCCGCCGTTTTCGGGCCTGTCGAAGCGTGTGGGCGACAACCGCCACGCCGTCTCGGTGGACGCGCTGTTGCCGACCGGGCTGGCCCGAAACGATGAGGTGACAGTGCTGACTGAGGACGCACAAGTTCGGGGAACCGTCGTCAGTGCCCGGTCGACGCCGTCGGCTGACGAGACACCAGCCGAGACCCCGACGGAACCGGAAATCGCCGACTCCGAGGCGCCCCCAACGCCGGTTCAGGCACCGACGACTGACGGCGGCGAGGGCCGGCTCACGGTCGCCGTGACCCGGACGGACGTGCAACCGCTCTTGCGGTCGGCCCAGCCAAAGGTCGTTGTCGAACCCCGCGGGACCCACCGGGAGTACGAACTCGTCTCCCTGCTCCGGCGGGCCGGAAGCCGGTTCCGGCGGCTTACAGTTCGCGCCGACGGCCCGCTTGACGGGACGACGCTCCGGGACGCTCACGTTCGGGAGGCCTACGACGTTGCCATCGTCGCCAGCCGGACGCCGGACGGCTGGCAGGTCGCGCCACGCGGCGACGCAGTCGTCGAAGCCGGCGACGAACTGTACGCGATTGGCCGCCGCACCGACCTCGACGCCTTCGCGGAGGCGGTCGCATGACGCCGCTCGGCCCGACACTGCTCGCACAGATCGGTGCGAACCTGCAACTGGGGATAGTGTCACGAACGCTGGTCGAAGGCGTTGTCTGGCTCCTCGCCATTACGGTCCTCGCCGCGACGCCGGCTGGTGCTATCGCCGTCTTCTACCGCTGGTACGTCCGTGAACGCATTCAGACCGGGCTGGCGCTCCTGTTCGGATTGACTGCGGTCGTCCTCGTTATCGGAGCGACGACCGCGCTCAGTGAGGTTATTCTCGGTGATGAGGACGTGCTGGCGGCCGGTGCAGTCCTGCTGAATCTCGCCGCATTCCTCGCTGGCGGTGTCGGGGCCTACGGCGGGATGCGAATGGGGGACCGGCTTGGCGTCGACCTCTTTGCCGCGACCGGCGGCCGGAACATCAACGCCGACGTGAGCGAGATCGTTCAGACCGTCGGCCGCGTCACGTCTGTTCGCCTTCCCGAGGATATCGACGACATCATCGGCTACGACCCGATGCCCGACGAGACCAAAGAGACGCTCGCCAACCGGCGGTTCCTCTTCCCCCGGCGGCTGACGAAAGACGAACTCCGGGACCGGCTGGTCGCTCGGCTCAAGACCGACTACGGCGTCGGCCACGTGGACGTCGAACTGGCCGACGACGGCACCGTCGACTACCTCGCCGTCGGCTCGCGGGCGGCCGGCATCGGCCCGACGCTGCCGCCCTCGACGAATGCCGTCGCAATCCAGGCTGACCCGGCCCATGCTGCAAGCGCTGGCGATCTGGTTCAGGTCTGGGAGCAAGCGCCGGCGAAACGCGTGCTCACCGGCGAACTCCGGGGCGTCGCCGACGATGTGGTAACGGTCGCTATCGACGCCGCCGACACGCCGAAACTTGACCCGCAAACGCGGTACAAGCTTGTCACGCTCCCAGTGCAGGACCGCTCCGACCGAGAGTTCGCTTCGCTGCTCCGTGCGGCCGACGAGACGATGGGAACCGCCACTGTTGAACCGGGGAGCACGCTTGACGGCGCGCCGGTCGGCAGCCTGGCAGTCTCGGTGGTCGCGATCACCCGCGACGACACAGCGCCGGAGACAATCCCATCCCGCGAACGCGTCCTCGCGGCCGGTGACACAATCTACGCAATCGCCACCCCGGACGCGCTGCGGCGGCTGGAACAGGCAACGGAGGGGACAGACGAACCGGGCACGACGGCGGCTGTGACGGACGAACTGGGCAGCGATACTGATGGCGATGATGGCCAGTCAGGCGCGTCCGACGCTGTTGCCCGGACCGAGCAGACTGACGGGACGGAAGAACCGGCGGCTGATGCGACTGCTGCCACGGCTAACGACGGCGCACCGAATGCCGACGCGACCGAGACTGAGGCTAATGACACGGCAAACGCTGATGCGGACACATCCACGGCCGACACCGCCGCTGCCGACGAGCCGACTGAGACCGCTGTTGAGGATGAGTCGGCGGCGACCAGCGACGGCGCGGATGCACCAGCAGACGCCGAAGCTGAAGCCATGGCGGACACTGCCGACAGCGACGAGTCCCCGGACGACGACCCGCTAGAAGCACTCCGGAACACCGACATGGAAGAGCCAAGCGACGATCTGACTGCGGACGAGGCGTTCGACGACCTGCCGGCGGACGACGGCGACGACACTGTCGAGGTGTGGGACCCAGAAGAGCGAATCGCCGAGGCGGACGGCGAGCCGGCCGCCGACGAAGCCAACGACAGCGACTCGATAGCTTCTGAAGCGCCGACCGAGGACGGAGACGGCGAAGATGACGAATCAACTGCTGGTGACGATTCGGAGAAACCAAACTGAGGCGAGTATCGGTACTACCGGACACCCCGTCACAGACTGTCCCTCTCCTGCCTGCCCGAACGGGCCGGACCGGACACACCGTGGTCCGGAACCCTCTTTTGCCGGACGCTCGGAATACGGCTATGGAGTGGAAACTGTTCGCACACCTCCGGGACGCGGCTGACGGCCAGTCGGTCAGCGTCGATATTGAGGGGGACGCCACGGTCGAAACGGCGCTCGACGCGCTGCTTGCGACGCGACCGGCGCTCGCTGAGGAGGTGCTCGACGAGAACGAAGAGTTGGCCGACCACATCCGGGTGCTCGTCGACGGTGAAGACCCGTTCGCCGCCGGCGAAGGGCTGGCGACGGCAGTCGATGAGGAAACGGAACTGGCGCTGTTCCCGCCGGTCAGCGGCGGTTGAGACGGATCGTTGGCCGGATCAGCTTTCCACCGGTCGCGCCACTGTCACGTTCGAGATGACGACGCGAACGCCGTCCTGATATTCAGTATCGAGTGTCACGTCCCAGCCGTGGGTCCGTGCAAGCATCCGCAAGTTCGGGAGCGTCATCCCGGCCGCGGCGTCCGGTATCGCGCCGCCGTACTCGAAAAAGGCCTCCGACGCTGTCTCGCCCGCCGGGGTCCCGTCGTCGGTGATGACGATCTCGTCGGCCTCCCGCGAAACGGTGACCATCGACGCGTCGTTGTGTGCCGCGAACGTGAACCCGCTCTCGAAGAGGTCCCGCAAGCGTGTCGGGTCGGCGACGACCTGTCCCTCCACGTCGGCCGCCATGGTGAGCCCGTCAGTGTCGGCACGGTCCCAGGCTCCTTCGACGACTGGCTGGAGGTCGACAGGCATTGTTTCGTCGATCGTCTGCCCATGTCGAGCCAGCGTCGCGAGTCCGTCGACGATTTCGGACATCCGGTCGGCTGTCTCAGACGTTGACTGGAGGGATTCCTTCGCCAAGTCGACGTCCCCGCGGTTCAGGGCGTCGCCGGCGGCGGAGACGCGGCCGGTGACTATCTGGAGCGTGTTCAGCAGTTCGTGTCTGATTGCAGTGGCGAACCCTTCCAATTGCTCGTTCTGCCGGTCAAGTTCGCGCCGACGCCGCTCGCTCTCGGTCACGTCGGTAAACACGAGCATCCGACCGATATCGACCTGGCCCAGTGAAAACGAGGTGTCGCTGACGAGGTAATACTCCGCTCCGCCACCTCGGTTTCGTTCGAGAATCTGCTCGTCCGTCTGCAGTATCTCCGTGACGGCCGGCAACACCGTCTCAAGATTTTGTCCGCGGCTTCCGGATAGTGCTGGGAAGAGCCGCTGTGCCTTGCCGTTTGACTCCTTGATGCGGCCGTCATCGTCGAGATACACCACGGCATCATCGACGCCGTCGGTCAACTGTACGGCGAGAAACGCTTCGTCGTACACGTAGAGGACACCGAACGCGAACAGTGCCACGCCAAGCGGTTCGTGGTTGATATCGAGGAGGAAATCGCTGACGTACCCGACGATATCGAGCGTCACCGGGAGCGCGGTAATACCGACGAGAACGCCAAGCGGGCGGGTGTCGTAGTCGGCTTCGAGGAACAACTCGAACAGCATGAAGAAGCCGACAGTGACGAGCGCATAGGAAAGCCCCGTCACGACCCAGTGGAACAAACCGTGTGTGATCGCCAGATGCGGGAACGGGTCGGCGACGAACCGCGTGGCGAAGTAGAGCCCGTGCAGCGGATTGGTCAGCTTTACGATGACGATACTGAGATACGTGCTCACAGCGACCACACGGTACGACCTGTTCCGGTGGAAGGCCCGACCGGTGTACGCCGAACAGAAGTACAGCCACGCGCCGACCGTCGCAAGCCCGACGATGAGGCTGCCGAGGTAGAACGCGTACCCCAGCGTCCCGGGCGTGATCAGGAACCCGAGCTCCAGCGCCGCCCAGCCACCGCTACAGACGAGGAGCCCGACCATCCCTCGGCGGGTATCGGGGTCTTCCATGCGAGTCGCTCTGTAGAGCCCGATACCACAACCGACCGCCGCGAGAGCGTACGCCGCGACATACGCAAGAAACGCTGGAGGGCTCCCGAACAAATTCATCTACCCATGGTATGGGGAGTATTTCTATGAGTGTTGTGACCGCGTTATCGGTTATGATAACTCTTCGAGGCCGTCTATCTCGAGCACGAAGTCCGGGCACTCATCGATGTTCCCGCTGGCGTACGCGGCCTGGGCGACGTGGCGCGGTGTCTCGGGAATGAGTACCCGCGTTCCGTCGACGCCAAGGGTCGCTGCGTCGGCGGCTATCGCAGTGAACAAGGCCCGTGCAGCGTCGACATCGCTCCACACTCCGACTGCGTACTCCGCAAGTTGCTCGCCGTCAGCGTCTGTCGTTCGGACCCGACAGGCCATCCCCTGTGGCCCGTCATCCCCGATAGTGAGGACAGTCTGGTCGGCCGCCAGCCGGTCGAGTGTTTCCCGCGTCAGCGTCGAGAGCGCCCAGCTCTCCCCACTGTCGAGCGCAAGCCCGGACAGGACACCTCGGCCGTCGCTCTCCTGCCAGTAGCGCCACGCATTCGTGGGGTCGTTCCGGACAGTCATTTCGGGCGTCTCGTCCGCCGGATCGGGGTGCGCCCAGCGGAACGACGTGACCGCTTCGAAGCCAGCAGCCAGCGACTGGCCGAGCCCAGCCTCGTTCCAGGAAAACACCATGCTTCGACCGACTGACGCGCCGGCATCGGCCGCCCATTCGATGAGGTGCTCGGTCAGCAGCGACCCGAACCCCTTCCCCCGGTGATCCGAGTCGACACGCATGCCCTGGAACCATGCCTCAGTCTCGGTGAGTATGACGGCCTGCGCGAGGCCGACGGCGTGGCCGTCAACGTCGACGACGAGGGTTTTCCGGTTGGGGCCGTCATCGTCGACCCAGTCACGGAACACGTCGGGGATGTAATCAGCCATCGCACGGTCGGCCCAGACATCGCTGGTCAGGTCCACAATATCGTCGTAGTCGTCGTGACGAGCCGTCCGAACAGTCGGCGACATACCGGGAGACTCGCCCGCGACAATAAAAAAGAGGCGCTCCGATGGCGAGGTCAGTGTTTGCACCGTGACCGAGCCACTGCGCCAGTTCCAGTGCTACAACCAGGGCGTCGAGCGCTGCTGAATCTCGCCAGCAAGGGGCTCCTGCATCGTATCGGCTACGTCGTCGCTGTTTGCCAGCGCCCACATGAGCTTGACCTTCGCTGTGCCGGGGAGCATATCCTCGCCCTCGATGACGCCGGCGTCGAGCAGGTCCCGACCGGTGTCGTAGACGCGGTCACAGACCCGGCCTTCGAGGCACTGGCTGGTCATGACCATCGGGATGTCCAGTTCCTCGATGGTCCCGATCCAGTCGGTGTTGACGTGACCGAGCCCCGTCCCTTCGATGACAATGCCCTCGCTGCCTTCGGCGGCGGCTTCGAGCAGCGACGGGTCCATCCCCGGCGAGAACTTCAGGAGTTCAACGTCCGTCTCGATGTTGTCATGCAGTGCTAGGTCGACGGCGTCCCGTTCGGTGTACTCGCGGTGGAACGTGACAGTGCTCTCGCCGTCGATGTCGTAGTCGACCTCGCCGAGTGGCTTCGCGCCGACGGTCTCGAAGGCGTCCCGGCGCGAGGTGTGGTTCTTCCGGACGCGAGTGCCCCGGTGGAGCGCACAGCGGTCGTCGGACTCATCGGCGTGCATACAGACCAGCACTTCCGCACAGTCGCTCGTCGCAGCCTCGACGGCGGAGACGGCGTTCATCACGTTATCAGAGGACGGCCGGTCCGCCGACCGCTGGCTGCCCGTGAACACAATCGGAACCGGCGTGTCGAGCATGAACGACAGCGCCGACGCGGAGTACTGCATCGTGTCGGTGCCGTGCATGACGACGATTCCGTCCGCCCCGTTCTCGATTTCCTCGTGGACTGCCTGCGCGAGGTCCTGCCAGACTGCCGGGGTCATGTTCTCCGAGAGGATATTTGCGACGACGCGGCCGCGGTAGTTCGCCATCCCGGCCAGGTCTGGGACCGCCCGCAGCACGTCCTCGGCGTCGAACTGGGCTGTCACTGCCCCGGTCCGGTAATCGACTGTCGAGGCGATGGTTCCACCAGTGGAAATAAGAGAGACCGTCGGGAGGTCATCGTCAAATTCGATTGCCGACTGGCTCTGTTCGTCCTGTGCGCTCTCGACATCGTACACATCCGACTCCAGCACGTCGATAGACGCATCTTCGCGGTCGATGCCAACGTTGTACCCGCCGTCGAGTTTGACGACGAGGTGGTCGGGCGTACTCGATGGGAGCAACACGCCCTCGTATGTCTGGGCCGCGCGTTCGACGCGGACCCGGTCGCCTGCGTTCATGGGCGGCACTTTCCGCCGGTGGGACTTGAACCCACTCGTTTCGGCGAGCGCGCTCGACCATATGCTGGACCTGCCGACTGGGCGGCGGCTTCGGTGTCCACCGCGGTTGCACTCCGAGGCATCGCCATTTGTTACGCTGGCTTTCAAGCGGTACCGGACCACAATGTTATCTCACTCGACATTCTTCTAACAGGTATGGCAGACAACAAGAACGGCCGCGAAGCCCAGGCCCAGAATGAGGAGCGTCGCCAGCGGGAGCGTGCTATCGCCGAGGAACTTAAGCGCGCGGACGAACCTGAGCCGCCGGTTGACCCGACGGAACTCGCGTACTTCGAGACAGAACTCGAAACGCTCGAATTCCCGGCGACTGCGGCTGAAGTGGTCGCTACGGTCGGCGACCACGAGATCGAGTCGGCCGACGAGACGTACACTGTCGCGGACCTCCTGCCCGATACAGAGGTCGAGTCTTTCGACTCGCCAGCCGAGGTCCGGGCCAGAGTCCAGCGACCGACGGTAGCCGAGGCGATGAAACGCGTCGTGGCGGCCGCCGACGAACACCAGAGCGCGTCGTTCGGGGCCTCACAGCGTGATGGCTACGAGCGGACGTTCCGGGAGCTACAGGCTATCGACGCGGATGACGACGACGAGGGCATTCGGGCCATCGCCGACTGGATTATTGAGCACATTCACGAGAACGAGAAGCTTCCCGGGTCCCGCGACGTTCGCCGTGAAGCGGCGGAGTTCTGCCGGTCGAACGGCTACTCGGTTCGCAACGACGAGTGGCTCGGCATCTGAGCGCCACACCATCGTATCCCTGACTGCCGGCAGACCCCACAAGGACCATACTACTCGCGGTCCCACACTCTGTATGGCCGAACGAACCGAGGAGCGGACCCGCGACGCGGACGCGAAATCGGGCAGTGACCTCGGCGTCGATGTCGGCACGACCGAGTCGGTCGAGACGGACGTTGCTGTCGGGGAATCGCGCGGCGCGGAGTCGTCTGTCACCGAAACGTCCACGACAGACAGCGGCAGCTACTTTTCACTGCGGGCGCTGCTGTTCGCCTTCGGCGCGGTCGGCGGCGGCATGGTGCTCGGCGGGCTGATACCGCTCGTCCCGTTCACTGAACTGGTCGGCATCCTGCTTGGCGGATTCGTCTACGGACTGCTCGCCAGCGAGCGCCGATACGCCGAACTGGGGCTGGCGGGTGGTCTCAGTGGCGGTGCGACGGCTGTTCTGTCTCTCCTCCCCCAGCTCGCCGCAGGATTGAGCGGGACCAGACTGTTCGCTATCGCCGGCGGTGTCGGTCTCGTGCTCGCGCTTGTCGGGCACTACTTCGGCCGAGACCTTCGCAGCGGACTCACCAAAGACCTGTAGCTCTCTCGACGGCAGATTCGGGTCAGTGCCGCAACCGCCTTTCTGGCTTACTGCACTGTATTCGATGGTCCTCCCGTCCGATGCCGGATATCGGTCGCCCGGCC
This region includes:
- a CDS encoding TrkA C-terminal domain-containing protein, yielding MTPLGPTLLAQIGANLQLGIVSRTLVEGVVWLLAITVLAATPAGAIAVFYRWYVRERIQTGLALLFGLTAVVLVIGATTALSEVILGDEDVLAAGAVLLNLAAFLAGGVGAYGGMRMGDRLGVDLFAATGGRNINADVSEIVQTVGRVTSVRLPEDIDDIIGYDPMPDETKETLANRRFLFPRRLTKDELRDRLVARLKTDYGVGHVDVELADDGTVDYLAVGSRAAGIGPTLPPSTNAVAIQADPAHAASAGDLVQVWEQAPAKRVLTGELRGVADDVVTVAIDAADTPKLDPQTRYKLVTLPVQDRSDREFASLLRAADETMGTATVEPGSTLDGAPVGSLAVSVVAITRDDTAPETIPSRERVLAAGDTIYAIATPDALRRLEQATEGTDEPGTTAAVTDELGSDTDGDDGQSGASDAVARTEQTDGTEEPAADATAATANDGAPNADATETEANDTANADADTSTADTAAADEPTETAVEDESAATSDGADAPADAEAEAMADTADSDESPDDDPLEALRNTDMEEPSDDLTADEAFDDLPADDGDDTVEVWDPEERIAEADGEPAADEANDSDSIASEAPTEDGDGEDDESTAGDDSEKPN
- the gatD gene encoding Glu-tRNA(Gln) amidotransferase subunit GatD; this encodes MNAGDRVRVERAAQTYEGVLLPSSTPDHLVVKLDGGYNVGIDREDASIDVLESDVYDVESAQDEQSQSAIEFDDDLPTVSLISTGGTIASTVDYRTGAVTAQFDAEDVLRAVPDLAGMANYRGRVVANILSENMTPAVWQDLAQAVHEEIENGADGIVVMHGTDTMQYSASALSFMLDTPVPIVFTGSQRSADRPSSDNVMNAVSAVEAATSDCAEVLVCMHADESDDRCALHRGTRVRKNHTSRRDAFETVGAKPLGEVDYDIDGESTVTFHREYTERDAVDLALHDNIETDVELLKFSPGMDPSLLEAAAEGSEGIVIEGTGLGHVNTDWIGTIEELDIPMVMTSQCLEGRVCDRVYDTGRDLLDAGVIEGEDMLPGTAKVKLMWALANSDDVADTMQEPLAGEIQQRSTPWL
- a CDS encoding potassium channel family protein; the protein is MYCPRAGSDLLPATQDVDMASLPVEVLMGIYLGLLVGVIPALVSWALGFSFKYFTGITVPGFGVVVLAIALAGVSGGLMALADKSITQAPNAERIITAIILVGMVSLYAHSKGDQLGANFPKRLSLQGLREKKLSADVVEFVGGRDEVRIRIVGDVADMEGYPALAEPLRAEIRSEEWRFPADLRIGELERRMEERLKSEFDLGDAAVSIDEQGRATVVAAPPFSGLSKRVGDNRHAVSVDALLPTGLARNDEVTVLTEDAQVRGTVVSARSTPSADETPAETPTEPEIADSEAPPTPVQAPTTDGGEGRLTVAVTRTDVQPLLRSAQPKVVVEPRGTHREYELVSLLRRAGSRFRRLTVRADGPLDGTTLRDAHVREAYDVAIVASRTPDGWQVAPRGDAVVEAGDELYAIGRRTDLDAFAEAVA
- a CDS encoding ubiquitin-like small modifier protein 1, encoding MEWKLFAHLRDAADGQSVSVDIEGDATVETALDALLATRPALAEEVLDENEELADHIRVLVDGEDPFAAGEGLATAVDEETELALFPPVSGG
- a CDS encoding NAD-binding protein — its product is MDRPRNWLGARTTILLPVLVAVLSFVTGVVNISAVSISGPLGDLIPRSIQRTAGFTGALTGFTLLVSVVGLRRRLRIAWYATIVLLPVAAVQGLVQNSAVTLPFVGPVPSSAVSIPLVVLSLISLPAMLLNRRRFDRPIDLSTAQLAAGAALLGSLMYGTAGSYALRDDFTNLSTATDAFYYTLVTASTVGYGDVTPQSQQAKLFGMSVVVLGTASFAIALGSLLGPAIEKRLSEALGNMTDAQLDLLENHVLVLGHGDLTEPIIEELTGAIDFVVITPDTETATRLQQQDIAVLTADPSDEEPMQRAGIEDAVAVVAATNDDAQDALAILTAQTLNPEVNIVAAATDRENIEKLRRAGADTVISPAVLGGHLIVQSALGREGMENIADHLLDVNDEDDADI
- a CDS encoding DUF5789 family protein, with the translated sequence MADNKNGREAQAQNEERRQRERAIAEELKRADEPEPPVDPTELAYFETELETLEFPATAAEVVATVGDHEIESADETYTVADLLPDTEVESFDSPAEVRARVQRPTVAEAMKRVVAAADEHQSASFGASQRDGYERTFRELQAIDADDDDEGIRAIADWIIEHIHENEKLPGSRDVRREAAEFCRSNGYSVRNDEWLGI
- a CDS encoding histidine kinase N-terminal 7TM domain-containing protein, with the protein product MNLFGSPPAFLAYVAAYALAAVGCGIGLYRATRMEDPDTRRGMVGLLVCSGGWAALELGFLITPGTLGYAFYLGSLIVGLATVGAWLYFCSAYTGRAFHRNRSYRVVAVSTYLSIVIVKLTNPLHGLYFATRFVADPFPHLAITHGLFHWVVTGLSYALVTVGFFMLFELFLEADYDTRPLGVLVGITALPVTLDIVGYVSDFLLDINHEPLGVALFAFGVLYVYDEAFLAVQLTDGVDDAVVYLDDDGRIKESNGKAQRLFPALSGSRGQNLETVLPAVTEILQTDEQILERNRGGGAEYYLVSDTSFSLGQVDIGRMLVFTDVTESERRRRELDRQNEQLEGFATAIRHELLNTLQIVTGRVSAAGDALNRGDVDLAKESLQSTSETADRMSEIVDGLATLARHGQTIDETMPVDLQPVVEGAWDRADTDGLTMAADVEGQVVADPTRLRDLFESGFTFAAHNDASMVTVSREADEIVITDDGTPAGETASEAFFEYGGAIPDAAAGMTLPNLRMLARTHGWDVTLDTEYQDGVRVVISNVTVARPVES
- a CDS encoding GNAT family N-acetyltransferase; amino-acid sequence: MSPTVRTARHDDYDDIVDLTSDVWADRAMADYIPDVFRDWVDDDGPNRKTLVVDVDGHAVGLAQAVILTETEAWFQGMRVDSDHRGKGFGSLLTEHLIEWAADAGASVGRSMVFSWNEAGLGQSLAAGFEAVTSFRWAHPDPADETPEMTVRNDPTNAWRYWQESDGRGVLSGLALDSGESWALSTLTRETLDRLAADQTVLTIGDDGPQGMACRVRTTDADGEQLAEYAVGVWSDVDAARALFTAIAADAATLGVDGTRVLIPETPRHVAQAAYASGNIDECPDFVLEIDGLEELS